A genomic region of Porticoccaceae bacterium LTM1 contains the following coding sequences:
- a CDS encoding NfeD family protein, whose translation MEFDVAYWHWLILGIVLVVAEIFIPSFTVIWFGLGAIVVGLVKAVIPGMGFTVALTLWIVMSCLFTFLWFKFFKPKMVDKTTAGIAKEAVMGETGHVIRAPLDEARGVVRFATPVLGDDEWEFLCNDQVEVGDRVYIAEISGNTLIVNKK comes from the coding sequence ATGGAGTTTGACGTTGCTTACTGGCACTGGCTGATACTGGGTATCGTATTGGTCGTCGCTGAAATTTTTATCCCGAGTTTTACGGTAATCTGGTTTGGACTCGGTGCTATTGTGGTTGGGCTGGTTAAGGCCGTAATTCCCGGTATGGGGTTCACCGTCGCGCTGACACTCTGGATTGTCATGTCATGCCTGTTCACCTTTTTGTGGTTTAAGTTCTTTAAGCCAAAAATGGTTGATAAAACCACTGCGGGTATTGCCAAAGAAGCGGTAATGGGAGAGACGGGCCATGTTATTCGCGCACCATTGGACGAGGCGAGAGGGGTGGTACGATTTGCAACCCCGGTTTTGGGCGATGATGAATGGGAGTTTCTGTGTAATGATCAGGTTGAAGTGGGTGATCGGGTTTACATTGCAGAAATTTCCGGCAACACATTAATTGTTAATAAAAAATAG
- a CDS encoding SPFH domain-containing protein, which translates to MEVSIVMVAILVLVFITIALGVRLVPQGSKHVVQRLGKYHKTLPPGLNIIIPYIDNVAYKVTTKDIVLDIPSQEVITRDNAVIIANAVAYINIVTPEKAVYGIENYEIAIQTLVQTSLRSIVGEMDLDDALSSRDQIKAKLKGAISDDISDWGITLKTVEIQDINPSPTMQKAMEEQAAAERGRRATVTRAEGEKSAAILEADGRLEASRRDAQAKVVLAEATKEAVERVAAAVKDQELPVMYLLGDKYVDAMREMAESDNAKTVVLPADIPAAVRGILGGR; encoded by the coding sequence ATGGAAGTCTCTATTGTTATGGTTGCCATTCTGGTGCTGGTATTTATTACCATTGCACTGGGGGTTCGACTGGTGCCTCAGGGCAGTAAACACGTTGTGCAGCGCTTGGGGAAATACCATAAAACCCTGCCGCCAGGATTGAATATCATCATTCCCTATATAGATAACGTGGCCTACAAAGTCACCACCAAGGATATTGTGCTGGATATTCCGTCACAGGAAGTGATTACCCGCGATAACGCCGTGATCATTGCCAATGCTGTGGCTTACATCAATATCGTTACTCCGGAAAAAGCGGTGTATGGTATCGAGAACTACGAAATTGCCATTCAGACACTGGTTCAAACCTCCCTGCGTTCAATTGTTGGTGAAATGGATCTGGATGATGCCCTCTCTTCCCGTGACCAGATCAAGGCGAAGCTGAAAGGTGCTATCTCTGACGATATTTCTGACTGGGGTATCACTCTGAAAACCGTTGAGATTCAGGATATCAACCCGTCACCAACCATGCAGAAAGCGATGGAAGAGCAGGCTGCTGCAGAGCGTGGTCGTCGCGCTACCGTAACTCGCGCAGAGGGTGAGAAGTCTGCCGCTATTCTGGAGGCTGATGGTCGTCTGGAAGCATCACGCCGTGATGCCCAGGCCAAAGTTGTTTTGGCTGAGGCAACCAAGGAAGCGGTTGAGCGTGTAGCCGCAGCGGTAAAAGACCAGGAGCTGCCGGTTATGTACCTGCTTGGTGATAAATACGTGGACGCAATGCGAGAGATGGCAGAGTCTGACAATGCCAAAACTGTGGTGCTGCCAGCAGATATTCCGGCTGCAGTGCGCGGTATTCTAGGCGGTCGTTAA
- a CDS encoding VOC family protein: MIDHIGLTVNDLDKSKAFYIQAFEPLGMGLVMEVEGWSAFGPPNQPIFWLSEQDLHQRPMHICFRAANRAQVDAFYEAALAAGGQDNGKPGIREHYHPNYYGAFVIDPDGHNIEAVCHDPE, from the coding sequence ATGATTGATCATATAGGCCTGACCGTTAATGACCTTGATAAGAGTAAAGCCTTTTATATTCAGGCATTTGAGCCTCTGGGTATGGGGCTGGTAATGGAGGTGGAGGGCTGGAGTGCATTTGGGCCACCCAATCAGCCGATATTTTGGTTGAGTGAACAGGATTTACATCAACGGCCAATGCATATCTGTTTCCGGGCGGCCAATCGAGCCCAGGTGGACGCCTTCTATGAGGCCGCATTGGCAGCAGGCGGGCAGGATAATGGCAAGCCTGGCATTCGAGAGCACTACCACCCAAATTACTATGGCGCTTTCGTGATTGACCCGGATGGGCACAATATAGAAGCGGTCTGTCACGATCCAGAATAA
- a CDS encoding lytic transglycosylase domain-containing protein, translating into MAVTKTKIRLPLRLVLLTGLMAGNLALAEPLNSPPQLPQPDTELVNLLKESLEGADSFVDIYDAQVWLMAKSQPLERFIDDEQQRYELLKKIHREATKAGLQPEIVLAVIEIESGFDRFAISRVGARGMMQIMPFWKKELGRPNDNLMLTDTNLRYGCTILKYYLDKEDGNVPDALARYNGSYGTYKYSEKVLKVWDKHWR; encoded by the coding sequence ATGGCAGTAACAAAAACAAAAATACGTCTCCCCCTAAGGCTGGTGCTACTGACCGGCCTGATGGCAGGCAACCTGGCTTTAGCTGAACCTCTAAACTCGCCTCCCCAACTGCCACAACCCGATACCGAACTGGTAAACCTTCTCAAGGAATCCCTTGAGGGAGCCGACAGTTTTGTCGACATTTACGATGCCCAGGTCTGGCTAATGGCCAAATCCCAGCCACTGGAGCGTTTTATTGATGACGAGCAGCAACGCTACGAATTATTGAAAAAGATTCATCGCGAAGCCACCAAGGCAGGACTGCAACCGGAAATCGTATTGGCTGTAATTGAGATTGAAAGCGGTTTTGATCGCTTTGCTATTTCACGCGTCGGTGCTCGAGGCATGATGCAGATTATGCCATTTTGGAAAAAAGAGCTGGGCCGCCCAAACGACAACCTGATGCTAACCGACACCAACCTTCGCTACGGTTGCACAATCTTAAAATACTACCTGGATAAAGAAGATGGTAACGTGCCAGATGCATTAGCCCGCTACAATGGCAGCTATGGCACCTATAAGTATTCGGAAAAAGTGCTGAAGGTGTGGGATAAGCACTGGCGGTAA
- a CDS encoding proline--tRNA ligase, with amino-acid sequence MRASQYLIATQKETPADAEVISHKLLLRAGMIRKLASGLYSWLPTGLRVLRKVEKIVREEMDRAGAQELLMPVVQPAELWEESGRWQQYGPELLRIQDRHERPFCLGPTHEEVITDLIRNEIRSYKQLPANFYQVQTKFRDEIRPRFGIMRSREFLMKDAYSFHTNQESLQETYDVMHGAYCKIFERLGLDYRPVLADTGSIGGSFSHEFHVLAQSGEDAIAFSTGSDYAANVEKAEAQAPQGERPNATQEMNKVHTPGAYSIAEVSNFLGTQDNQSVKTLIVLGESPEESDQQPLVALVLRGDHELNELKAEKLDGIAAPLTFAPEERIKAELGCNVGSLGPVQLNIKTVIDRDAAHLADFVCGANEDDYHLTGVNWERDCALADVADIRNVVAGDISPDGKGTLEIKRGIEVGHIFQLGTKYSQAMNAKVLDENGKEIVMTMGCYGIGVSRIVASAIEQNHDDNGIIWPDSIAPFQIALVPINMHKSEAVKDACEKLYEDLTSAGYDVLFMDEAKARLGGMLADTELMGLPHRIVVGDRGLENGMVEYKNRRATESQDIAVDDILDFVTSNIQLR; translated from the coding sequence ATGCGCGCCAGCCAGTATCTGATTGCCACCCAAAAAGAAACCCCCGCCGACGCTGAAGTAATAAGCCACAAACTACTACTTCGAGCCGGCATGATTCGCAAACTTGCCTCTGGCCTCTACAGCTGGCTGCCAACCGGCCTGCGAGTATTACGCAAAGTCGAAAAAATCGTTCGCGAGGAAATGGATCGCGCCGGTGCCCAGGAATTGCTGATGCCCGTAGTTCAACCTGCAGAACTGTGGGAAGAATCCGGACGCTGGCAACAGTATGGACCGGAACTGCTGCGCATCCAGGATCGCCACGAGCGCCCCTTCTGCCTGGGCCCTACCCATGAAGAAGTTATCACCGACCTGATTCGCAATGAGATCCGCAGCTACAAACAACTGCCTGCCAACTTCTATCAGGTACAAACCAAATTCCGAGACGAAATTCGTCCGCGCTTTGGCATCATGCGCTCCCGTGAATTCCTGATGAAAGACGCCTACTCCTTCCACACCAACCAGGAGTCACTGCAGGAAACCTACGATGTCATGCATGGTGCCTACTGCAAGATTTTTGAACGCCTCGGTCTCGACTACCGTCCGGTACTGGCCGACACCGGCTCAATCGGTGGCAGCTTCTCCCACGAATTCCACGTGCTGGCGCAATCTGGCGAAGACGCCATCGCCTTCAGTACTGGCAGCGACTACGCCGCCAACGTGGAAAAAGCCGAAGCACAGGCTCCCCAAGGCGAGCGTCCAAACGCCACCCAGGAGATGAACAAAGTTCACACTCCCGGCGCATACAGCATTGCGGAAGTGAGTAATTTCCTCGGCACCCAGGACAACCAGAGTGTAAAAACCCTGATCGTGTTGGGTGAATCCCCGGAAGAGAGCGACCAACAACCACTGGTAGCGTTAGTACTGCGTGGTGATCACGAACTCAATGAACTGAAAGCCGAGAAGCTGGACGGTATTGCCGCTCCGCTGACCTTTGCACCGGAAGAACGCATCAAAGCCGAGCTGGGCTGCAATGTTGGCTCCCTGGGGCCGGTTCAACTGAACATCAAAACTGTTATTGACCGCGACGCCGCCCACCTGGCGGACTTTGTCTGCGGCGCAAACGAAGACGACTACCACCTTACCGGCGTGAACTGGGAGCGTGATTGCGCCCTGGCCGATGTGGCCGACATTCGCAATGTAGTAGCCGGCGATATCAGCCCGGATGGAAAAGGCACCCTGGAAATTAAACGCGGTATCGAGGTTGGCCATATTTTCCAGTTGGGCACCAAGTACTCCCAGGCCATGAATGCCAAAGTGCTGGATGAAAACGGCAAGGAAATTGTGATGACCATGGGCTGTTACGGTATCGGTGTCAGCCGTATTGTCGCCTCTGCCATCGAGCAGAATCACGATGACAACGGCATTATCTGGCCGGACAGCATCGCACCGTTCCAGATCGCGCTGGTTCCAATCAACATGCACAAGTCAGAAGCAGTAAAAGACGCCTGTGAGAAACTTTACGAAGATCTCACCAGTGCTGGCTATGACGTGCTGTTTATGGATGAAGCCAAGGCTCGTCTGGGCGGCATGCTCGCAGATACCGAATTGATGGGCCTGCCTCATCGTATCGTTGTTGGCGATCGCGGCCTCGAGAATGGCATGGTCGAATACAAAAACCGCCGTGCCACCGAGAGTCAGGATATTGCCGTTGACGACATTCTCGACTTCGTCACCAGCAATATTCAACTACGCTAA
- a CDS encoding HIT domain-containing protein: MSEFTLHPRLEADTIMLGRFPLSLLLLHKDANYPWFILVPQRPGLTEIHQLSDADRDQLMKESCQLAKALEQLYSPDKLNLATIGNMVPQLHFHHVVRFESDPAWPAPIWGAVPAVEYEPGVMRQQIDEICKVLMVGAFKPSSQIS; this comes from the coding sequence ATGTCCGAGTTTACACTTCATCCAAGGTTGGAGGCAGACACAATTATGCTGGGTCGGTTTCCATTGTCGCTGTTATTGCTCCATAAAGATGCCAACTACCCGTGGTTTATTTTGGTGCCTCAGCGTCCTGGGTTGACCGAGATTCACCAGCTTAGTGATGCTGATCGGGATCAGTTGATGAAGGAGTCATGTCAGTTAGCGAAAGCCCTTGAACAGCTTTACAGCCCCGACAAGCTCAATTTGGCGACGATTGGCAATATGGTGCCGCAGCTGCATTTCCACCATGTGGTTCGCTTCGAGAGTGACCCCGCATGGCCTGCTCCAATTTGGGGGGCGGTGCCTGCGGTCGAATATGAGCCGGGGGTTATGCGTCAGCAAATTGATGAGATATGTAAAGTATTAATGGTGGGTGCTTTTAAGCCGTCAAGCCAGATCTCCTAA
- a CDS encoding DUF6279 family lipoprotein: MTIKRILIPLIVLTLLASCSTLKLGYNTADWWLGWYAGRYVDMNGNQKNTFKSDIDSLLSWHRTTQLPRYAEFFEDLKEAVAEPVAADQLQQAALDGQQMINDVQHRVIKPAARLLVSLSDKQVEKLLDELQEQAEKYQEDYVEPNAEERIEARTERMEKLAKQWIGKPNNYQKERIQRWSAALKNSASMEINHQQDWKKKLAQALKQRQYAPQTVNDFLESYLFRSANSVSEEHRQANIHNQQQTFQLIADLINSMTDKQREHLDKRLSRLADDFRELAEEK, encoded by the coding sequence ATGACCATTAAGCGCATTCTGATTCCTCTCATAGTTCTCACGCTGCTTGCCAGTTGCAGCACCCTCAAACTCGGCTACAACACTGCTGACTGGTGGCTTGGCTGGTACGCTGGCCGCTACGTCGACATGAATGGCAACCAGAAAAATACCTTCAAATCCGATATCGACTCCCTTCTCAGCTGGCACAGAACAACACAACTCCCCCGCTACGCAGAATTCTTTGAAGACTTAAAGGAAGCCGTTGCCGAACCCGTTGCCGCCGACCAACTCCAGCAGGCCGCCTTAGATGGCCAGCAAATGATCAATGACGTGCAACATCGAGTTATCAAGCCCGCCGCCCGTTTACTGGTTTCCCTCTCCGACAAGCAAGTGGAGAAGCTGCTGGATGAGCTTCAGGAGCAAGCGGAGAAATACCAGGAGGATTACGTCGAGCCGAACGCCGAAGAGCGAATAGAAGCACGAACCGAACGCATGGAAAAACTGGCAAAGCAGTGGATTGGCAAACCCAATAATTACCAGAAAGAACGTATTCAACGTTGGTCTGCAGCTCTCAAAAACTCGGCGTCTATGGAAATTAACCACCAGCAGGACTGGAAAAAGAAATTGGCACAAGCTTTAAAACAGCGCCAATATGCACCCCAAACGGTGAATGACTTTCTAGAGTCCTACCTGTTCCGTTCCGCCAACAGCGTCAGCGAAGAACATCGTCAGGCGAATATTCACAACCAGCAACAAACCTTCCAGCTAATAGCTGACCTTATCAATTCGATGACCGATAAGCAGCGTGAGCACCTCGACAAACGCCTTAGCAGGCTTGCCGATGATTTTCGCGAGTTGGCTGAAGAAAAATAA
- a CDS encoding HlyC/CorC family transporter — translation MDDTPLWLLFSLLAFLLLCSAFFSSSETGMMAINRYRLKHMQNTHRGARRVAKLLKRPDRLIGVILIGNNLANNFAAIVAAAIAIKLYGQGSEFYAGIVLTIVMLIFAEVTPKTIAALHPERVAFPASLVLQPLLFLFKGAVYAVSYVSNSLVRLFGVDPHKGMDDALSKDELRTVVDASGHHISGDHQGMLLSILELEDVTVDDIMVPRNEIVGLNLEDDIKKLTDDMVNSSFTRLPVYEGDVNNVVGILHIRKVSRLLRGGADAITKEAIKRFAFEPYFVPENTPLHTQLVNFRTVKRRCALVVDEYGEVQGLVTLEDILEEIVGDFTTNEADEAEEDVTIDKDGSFIIDCSATIRDINKATGWDLPTDGPKTLNGLALELLESIPEGNVGFDIGKYRFETISLDEKRLIKVRGLQINMDQLPLLES, via the coding sequence TTGGACGACACGCCCCTTTGGCTACTCTTTAGCCTGCTCGCATTTTTACTGCTCTGCTCTGCATTTTTCTCCAGCTCCGAAACCGGCATGATGGCGATCAATCGCTATCGACTGAAACACATGCAGAACACCCACCGTGGCGCACGCCGTGTAGCGAAACTCCTTAAGCGCCCGGATCGCCTGATCGGCGTTATCCTCATTGGCAACAACCTGGCCAATAACTTTGCCGCTATTGTTGCTGCGGCCATTGCCATCAAACTCTACGGCCAAGGCTCCGAGTTTTATGCCGGGATCGTGCTGACCATCGTGATGCTGATTTTCGCCGAGGTCACCCCCAAGACTATTGCAGCGCTGCACCCTGAACGCGTCGCCTTCCCTGCCAGCCTGGTACTTCAGCCGCTTCTGTTCCTATTCAAGGGTGCTGTTTATGCGGTCAGTTATGTTTCCAACAGCCTCGTAAGACTGTTTGGCGTCGACCCTCACAAGGGCATGGATGACGCACTCAGCAAAGACGAGCTACGAACCGTAGTGGACGCATCCGGGCACCATATCTCTGGCGATCACCAAGGCATGCTGCTCAGCATTCTGGAGCTGGAAGATGTCACCGTTGATGACATCATGGTGCCGCGCAACGAAATTGTTGGCCTCAACCTGGAAGATGACATCAAGAAGCTGACCGATGACATGGTCAATAGCTCATTCACTCGACTGCCGGTGTATGAGGGCGACGTCAACAATGTGGTGGGTATCCTGCACATCCGCAAAGTAAGCCGTCTGCTGCGCGGCGGCGCCGATGCGATCACCAAAGAAGCGATCAAGCGATTTGCCTTTGAGCCCTATTTCGTTCCGGAAAACACCCCGCTGCACACCCAACTGGTGAACTTCCGCACCGTAAAACGCCGCTGCGCCCTGGTAGTAGACGAATACGGCGAAGTTCAGGGACTGGTAACACTGGAAGATATTCTCGAGGAGATTGTTGGCGACTTCACCACTAACGAAGCCGATGAAGCCGAAGAAGACGTCACCATCGACAAGGATGGCAGCTTTATTATCGACTGCTCTGCCACTATCCGAGACATAAACAAAGCCACCGGCTGGGACCTACCCACCGACGGCCCCAAGACCCTCAATGGCTTGGCCCTGGAATTGCTGGAGAGCATTCCCGAAGGCAATGTTGGCTTTGATATTGGCAAATACCGCTTTGAAACCATCTCCCTGGACGAGAAACGCCTGATTAAGGTGCGTGGCCTACAAATCAACATGGATCAGTTGCCACTGCTTGAAAGCTAA
- the ccsA gene encoding cytochrome c biogenesis protein CcsA → MTTFYLGSSAIALYFIAFVYQITKVRQNRPLRRDFLLGLASIAILVHFFTSFRLVVTEQGFDFSLWQASSLILTVVNLLIWVSSLRKPAHNLFLFLFPLTIPVIIASLNSDSMIVTYKDMNLETGLHVLSSILAYSLLTIAALQAMLLAYQNWQLRHKHLKGWVRALPPLQTMEVLLFEVLWAGFALLTVSLISGFWLFEDLFAQHLGHKTVFSLAAWVVYAVLLWGRHQQGWRGNTAIRWTLAGFIATALAYWGSKFVYEVLLTSPQ, encoded by the coding sequence ATGACTACTTTCTATCTCGGCAGCAGCGCAATCGCTCTCTACTTTATTGCGTTTGTTTACCAGATCACCAAAGTTCGTCAGAACCGTCCATTGAGACGGGACTTTTTACTGGGCTTGGCTTCTATTGCCATTCTTGTGCATTTTTTTACCAGTTTTCGCTTGGTTGTTACTGAACAAGGCTTTGACTTCAGCCTCTGGCAAGCCAGCTCACTGATTTTGACCGTGGTCAACTTGTTGATATGGGTGAGCAGCTTACGCAAACCCGCCCACAACCTGTTTTTATTCCTGTTTCCGCTCACTATTCCAGTAATCATCGCCTCACTGAACAGTGACAGTATGATTGTGACCTACAAGGATATGAACCTGGAAACCGGCCTGCATGTGCTCAGCTCGATACTGGCCTACAGCCTGCTGACCATAGCCGCACTACAGGCCATGCTGCTGGCTTACCAGAACTGGCAGCTGCGCCATAAGCACCTGAAAGGCTGGGTGCGTGCCCTGCCCCCACTGCAAACAATGGAAGTGTTGCTGTTTGAGGTACTCTGGGCCGGGTTTGCCCTGCTTACGGTATCGCTGATCTCCGGCTTCTGGCTGTTTGAAGACCTGTTTGCCCAACACCTGGGCCACAAAACAGTGTTCTCTCTGGCCGCCTGGGTGGTTTATGCCGTCCTCCTGTGGGGTCGTCACCAACAGGGATGGCGCGGCAATACAGCCATTCGCTGGACCTTGGCCGGGTTTATCGCCACGGCACTTGCCTATTGGGGCAGCAAATTCGTGTACGAAGTGCTGTTGACCTCACCGCAATGA
- the ffh gene encoding signal recognition particle protein produces MFENLSDRLSQTLKKVTGKAQLTEDNIKDTLREVRMALLEADVALPVVKQFVEQVKQSAVGEKVSSSLNPGQQFLKIVQRELEVTMGDRNESLNLATQPPAVIMMAGLQGAGKTTSVAKLAKFLKEREKKKVMVVSADVYRPAAIKQLETLAGDVGVEYFPSSADQKPQDIAKAALQAAKGQHADVLIVDTAGRLHIDDALMAEIQDLHGVLNPVETLFVIDAMIGQDAVNTAKAFNEALALTGVILTKVDGDARGGAALSVRQVTGKPIKFLGVGEKTDALEPFHPDRIASRILGMGDILSLIEEVEQKVDRKKAEKLVKKVQKGNKFDLEDLRDQLQQMQNMGGLGSMLEKLPGMGNVSQMMEQANAGKQFKSMEALINSMTPAERRNPDILNGSRKRRITVGSGTTIQDLNRLIKQHKQMAKMMKKMKGGGMMKMMRGMGGLPGMKGMKGGMPPMGGMGGMPPGGLPGMGGDLPPGMDGLPGLPPNFKKK; encoded by the coding sequence ATGTTCGAGAATCTCAGCGACCGGCTTTCCCAAACCCTCAAAAAGGTCACTGGTAAGGCTCAGCTAACCGAAGACAACATCAAAGACACTCTGCGCGAAGTGCGCATGGCACTGCTGGAGGCGGACGTAGCGCTGCCGGTGGTCAAGCAGTTTGTCGAGCAGGTTAAGCAGAGTGCAGTTGGCGAGAAAGTCAGTAGCAGCCTTAACCCCGGTCAACAATTCCTGAAGATTGTTCAGCGTGAGCTGGAAGTTACCATGGGCGATCGCAATGAATCGCTCAATCTGGCCACCCAGCCGCCCGCTGTGATCATGATGGCCGGTCTGCAGGGTGCCGGTAAAACCACTTCTGTGGCCAAACTGGCCAAATTCCTGAAAGAGCGGGAAAAGAAAAAGGTGATGGTGGTCAGTGCCGATGTCTACCGTCCGGCGGCCATCAAGCAGTTGGAAACCCTGGCTGGCGATGTGGGCGTTGAATACTTCCCAAGCTCTGCCGACCAGAAGCCCCAAGATATTGCCAAGGCAGCGCTGCAGGCCGCCAAGGGGCAGCACGCCGATGTGCTGATCGTCGATACTGCTGGCCGTTTGCACATTGATGATGCTCTTATGGCGGAGATTCAGGATCTGCACGGGGTGTTGAACCCGGTAGAGACCCTGTTTGTGATCGACGCCATGATTGGTCAGGACGCGGTCAACACCGCCAAAGCCTTTAATGAAGCCCTGGCCCTGACCGGTGTGATCCTCACCAAGGTGGACGGCGACGCCCGCGGCGGTGCGGCGCTGTCGGTTCGTCAGGTTACCGGCAAACCGATCAAGTTCCTCGGTGTTGGCGAGAAGACTGATGCGCTGGAGCCATTCCACCCGGATCGTATCGCCTCCCGCATTCTGGGTATGGGCGATATTCTCAGCCTGATTGAAGAGGTTGAGCAGAAAGTCGACCGCAAGAAAGCGGAGAAGCTGGTTAAGAAAGTCCAGAAGGGCAACAAGTTCGATCTGGAAGATCTGCGCGACCAGCTGCAACAGATGCAAAACATGGGTGGCCTCGGCAGTATGTTGGAGAAGTTGCCGGGTATGGGTAATGTCTCCCAGATGATGGAACAAGCCAACGCCGGTAAACAGTTCAAATCCATGGAGGCGCTGATCAACTCCATGACTCCGGCCGAACGCCGCAACCCGGATATCCTCAACGGCTCACGCAAGCGCCGTATCACCGTCGGCTCCGGTACCACCATTCAGGATCTCAACCGTCTGATCAAGCAGCACAAACAGATGGCCAAGATGATGAAGAAGATGAAAGGTGGCGGCATGATGAAAATGATGCGCGGCATGGGTGGCCTGCCGGGCATGAAAGGTATGAAAGGTGGTATGCCGCCAATGGGTGGAATGGGTGGCATGCCTCCGGGTGGTCTACCTGGTATGGGTGGTGACTTGCCGCCGGGAATGGACGGGCTGCCAGGTCTGCCGCCTAACTTCAAGAAAAAGTGA
- a CDS encoding sigma-70 family RNA polymerase sigma factor, producing MTEDNVLYLVGRERSPSKLVERVFLDHGDALRRFLHARLALEEDREDLIQEVFLKLMRQHNLEEKLSSQSGNTLNYLYAMASSLIVDMKRRQTSLRQNDHCSYIDDVLPGQTPEPEQIAIDRQKISRLQKGVDSLKPEHSTVLFKNRLEMKSCRQISEEMGLSRPTIERYLASALSILRIKMEAYDE from the coding sequence ATGACCGAAGATAACGTACTTTATTTGGTGGGGCGTGAGCGATCACCGTCCAAGCTTGTGGAACGGGTATTCCTGGATCACGGCGATGCATTGCGCCGCTTTTTACACGCCAGGCTTGCCTTGGAAGAGGACAGGGAAGACCTGATTCAGGAAGTCTTCCTTAAGCTAATGCGTCAACACAATCTGGAGGAAAAGCTCTCCAGTCAATCTGGCAATACACTCAATTACCTCTATGCGATGGCCAGTTCCTTGATCGTCGATATGAAGCGTCGACAGACTTCACTTCGTCAGAATGATCACTGTAGCTACATCGACGATGTATTGCCGGGGCAAACACCTGAGCCTGAGCAGATAGCTATTGATCGGCAGAAAATCTCGCGGCTTCAGAAGGGGGTGGATAGCTTGAAGCCCGAACACAGTACAGTCCTATTCAAAAACCGTTTAGAAATGAAAAGTTGCCGTCAAATTTCTGAAGAAATGGGCCTTTCCAGACCCACTATTGAGCGTTACCTGGCCAGTGCTTTGTCCATCCTGCGTATAAAGATGGAGGCATATGATGAATGA
- a CDS encoding FecR domain-containing protein, with protein sequence MNDASLRTSREIAADFVAKLYLEGLTVTELERLDSWLAEGGSNPEEYRLALETWELVGQCSPKDELPVSRGVSVPTKPGSKGLLRGMSWAAAILMVIVFGGMLWPEQKVNVPSSVTYTTLTGERSTYDLPDGSKVQLNTNSRIRVTFDASRRRVDLLYGQAFFDVVADATSPFQVGLGSKRITVLGTKFDVYRRPFSVTVGVVDGEIALHSVSVATFSDGELHTARAGEILNEENLRIKAGLLVELNDGGGMQATSLGEGGTYPLWREGLVKFRNTELSEMVRELNRYSRKKILIEDSRIMSLRISAVFPVDDIHSIIESLEKMFGITVVEHPDRISLLKK encoded by the coding sequence ATGAATGACGCATCTTTAAGGACATCAAGGGAGATCGCCGCTGACTTTGTGGCTAAGCTCTATTTAGAGGGTCTTACCGTTACTGAGCTGGAGCGTTTGGATAGCTGGCTGGCTGAGGGAGGCTCAAACCCTGAAGAGTATCGGCTGGCATTGGAAACATGGGAGTTAGTGGGGCAGTGTTCCCCAAAAGATGAATTGCCAGTGAGTCGAGGTGTTAGTGTACCCACTAAGCCTGGCTCGAAGGGTTTGTTGCGAGGGATGAGTTGGGCAGCGGCGATACTGATGGTAATTGTCTTTGGCGGAATGCTTTGGCCAGAACAGAAAGTTAATGTGCCCTCTTCTGTTACATACACCACCCTGACGGGGGAGAGGTCAACTTACGATCTGCCGGATGGCAGTAAGGTTCAATTGAATACCAACAGTCGTATACGTGTCACTTTTGATGCGTCTCGTAGACGGGTTGATCTTCTCTATGGGCAGGCTTTTTTCGATGTCGTGGCCGATGCAACATCGCCTTTCCAGGTCGGATTGGGTAGTAAACGGATTACTGTTCTGGGTACGAAGTTTGATGTGTACCGTCGGCCATTTAGTGTCACGGTGGGGGTAGTTGATGGCGAGATAGCATTGCACTCAGTCTCTGTGGCGACATTCTCAGATGGCGAGCTTCATACGGCAAGGGCCGGTGAAATTCTAAATGAAGAAAATCTGCGCATTAAAGCAGGACTCCTGGTTGAGCTAAATGATGGTGGGGGTATGCAAGCCACTTCTCTGGGGGAGGGTGGGACCTACCCACTATGGCGAGAAGGGTTGGTGAAATTTCGTAATACAGAATTATCTGAAATGGTAAGAGAGCTAAACAGGTACAGTCGCAAGAAAATACTGATTGAGGATAGTCGAATTATGTCGCTAAGGATTAGTGCAGTCTTTCCTGTTGATGATATTCACTCGATTATTGAGTCACTTGAGAAAATGTTCGGTATTACTGTGGTCGAGCATCCGGATAGAATTTCCCTTTTAAAAAAATAA